One genomic window of Nicotiana sylvestris chromosome 10, ASM39365v2, whole genome shotgun sequence includes the following:
- the LOC104233017 gene encoding hydroxyphenylpyruvate reductase-like, whose amino-acid sequence MEKMGVLMTCPMFSYLEEQLNKRFNLFRFWLTPNKAEFLTQNGDSVRAVVGNAFFGADSELIGALPNLEIVSTYSVGLDKIDLGKCKERGIRVTNTPDVLTDDVADTAIGLALTTLRKICVADGFVRRGLWKNGDFELTTKFSGKLVGIIGLGRIGSAIAKRAEAFGCPISYHSRSKKPNINYKYYSTVVDLAANSEILIVACALTEETRHIVTRKVLDALGPKGILINIGRGAHVDESELVAALIEGRIGGAGLDVYQTEPEVPEQLFGLENVVLLSHAASDTVETCTAMADLVAANLEAHFLHKPLLTPVL is encoded by the exons ATGGAGAAAATGGGAGTATTGATGACATGTCCAATGTTTTCCTACTTAGAAGAACAACTCAACAAGCGTTTTAACCTCTTCAGATTCTGGTTAACTCCTAACAAAGCCGAGTTCTTGACTCAGAACGGCGACTCAGTCCGAGCAGTTGTCGGAAACGCATTTTTCGGTGCTGACTCGGAACTCATAGGCGCATTGCCAAACTTGGAAATCGTATCAACTTACAGTGTGGGTTTAGATAAGATTGATTTGGGTAAATGTAAAGAAAGAGGGATTAGAGTAACTAATACTCCCGATGTGCTGACGGATGACGTGGCGGATACAGCAATTGGACTGGCATTAACGACTTTGAGGAAAATTTGTGTTGCTGATGGGTTTGTGAGACGCGGATTGTGGAAAAATGGCGATTTTGAGCTGACAACTAAG TTCAGTGGTAAATTGGTTGGCATAATTGGATTGGGCAGAATTGGTTCAGCAATAGCAAAGAGAGCTGAAGCTTTTGGATGCCCGATTAGCTACCACTCCAGATCAAAGAAACCAAACATAAACTACAAATACTACTCTACTGTAGTCGATTTGGCTGCAAATTCTGAAATCCTTATTGTTGCATGCGCTTTGACTGAAGAAACACGACACATTGTCACTAGAAAAGTGCTTGATGCATTAGGTCCAAAGGGCATTCTAATCAACATCGGACGAGGTGCACACGTAGATGAATCTGAACTTGTAGCTGCACTGATTGAAGGTCGTATTGGTGGGGCTGGTCTTGATGTTTATCAGACTGAACCAGAGGTTCCTGAACAATTGTTCGGACTGGAGAACGTTGTTTTATTGTCCCATGCTGCAAGTGATACAGTAGAAACTTGCACAGCCATGGCTGACCTTGTTGCTGCAAACCTGGAAGCTCATTTTCTTCACAAACCATTGTTGACTCCTGTGCTTTGA
- the LOC104233021 gene encoding pentatricopeptide repeat-containing protein At4g38150-like: MVIDDKVLIEVEDDIVDRILGGLFCCSTADSPEIRCMFENLISLATRSNKFPVVFLHRDLLGTFGLLRRPGQNNENQIKSLDNQDFLKRFQLGFDHKDENPNTNPARSDTPASESPPAPPEDSDEIFKKMKETGLIPNAVAMLDGLCKDGLVQEAMKLFGRMREKGAIPEVVIYTAVVEGFCKAHKYDDAVRIFRKMQGNGIIPNAFSYSSLIRGLCQGKRLEDALEFCLEMLEAGQSPNMTTFVGLVDGYCKEKSLEDAQSMIKAVRHKGFILDEKAVREYLDKKGPFLPLVWEAILGKKASQRQSLF, translated from the exons ATGGTCATCGATGACAAGGTCTTAATCGAAGTGGAAGACGATATAGTAGACCGGATACTAGGTGGATTATTTTGTTGCTCGACGgcggattcgccggaaattagg TGTATGTTTGAGAACTTGATATCTTTAGCAACTAGGAGCAATAAATTTCCAGTAGTATTTCTCCATAGGGATTTGTTAGGCACATTTGGCCTTTTGAG AAGACCTGGTCAGAATAATGAAAATCAAATCAAGTCCCTGGATAACCAAGATTTTCTGAAAAGGTTTCAGCTTGGATTTGATCATAAAGATGAAAATCCAAACACCAATCCTGCACGGAGTGACACTCCTGCTTCCGAGTCACCTCCAGCTCCACCAGAAGATTCAGATGAAATattcaagaaaatgaaagaaactgGCCTAATACCCAATGCTGTAGCTATGCTTGATGGGCTTTGCAAGGACGGCTTGGTCCAGGAAGCCATGAAGCTATTTGGTCGGATGCGTGAAAAGGGTGCCATACCTGAAGTTGTTATCTACACTGCTGTGGTAGAAGGCTTTTGTAAAGCCCACAAATATGATGATGCTGTGAGGATCTTCCGGAAAATGCAAGGCAATGGCATTATTCCTAATGCTTTTAGTTACAGTAGCTTAATCCGGGGGCTCTGTCAGGGCAAGAGATTAGAGGACGCCCTCGAGTTTTGCTTGGAGATGTTAGAGGCTGGACAGTCCCCCAACATGACGACCTTTGTAGGTTTGGTCGATGGGTATTGCAAAGAGAAGAGTCTGGAAGACGCCCAAAGCATGATTAAAGCGGTGAGGCACAAGGGTTTTATCCTTGATGAGAAAGCTGTTAGGGAATATTTGGACAAGAAAGGGCCATTCTTGCCTCTGGTTTGGGAGGCAATACTGGGGAAGAAAGCTTCACAGAGGCAATCTCTATTTTAA
- the LOC104233016 gene encoding uncharacterized protein: MLEGKALIEDTDMPVKMQIQAMACASQALDVYDVLDCKSIAAHIKKEFDKKYGGGWQCVVGSNFGCFFTHTKGTFIYFTLETLNFLIFKGASSPPSSP; the protein is encoded by the exons ATGTTAGAAGGCAAAGCTCTGATTGAAGATACAGATATGCCAGTGAAGATGCAGATCCAAGCCATGGCCTGTGCTTCTCAAGCTCTTGATGTTTATGATGTTTTAGACTGCAAATCCATTGCTGCTCACATTAAGAAG GAATTTGACAAGAAATATGGAGGTGGATGGCAGTGTGTGGTGGGATCAAACTTTGGGTGTTTCTTTACTCATACTAAAGGAACATTTATCTATTTCACCTTGGAGACTCTTAATTTTCTCATCTTCAAAGGAGCATCTTCTCCTCCATCTTCTCCTTGA